One window from the genome of Kryptolebias marmoratus isolate JLee-2015 linkage group LG1, ASM164957v2, whole genome shotgun sequence encodes:
- the LOC108242754 gene encoding GRAM domain-containing protein 2B, translated as MMTEQQTSQEEDRKASRGAAKHEDRDYCSDVENVTEEQQRCGRMAAESLQAADQEQLEPSGRRKPELVRSKTFDNSLLTQVQTDSDSKIERKKSHYSQLSKTNSQYHKIFKEIHKEEQVRQSYTCALQKDILYQGRMFVSDHWICFHSKVFGKDTKIAIPVMSVTNVKKTKTAILVPNALVIATANDRYVFVSFLSRENTYKFLMSVCLHLEERSPCSSPVPSSAENSFRGQRSPLSPHFPLRDFHDLDGAVRQRRQEVEESSSSDSQVPDYNKIADLPVPPFLDALSQISDPSPPEQQHGVKKQNSDGKQHHGHLPGAEVVRDSRNMKPVSLNTLLIVYMFLVCVLVLSSCYLAFRIVSLEQRLTTLGSLSEFTHHESNIITGSAAGVNTELFSELLTINLLKLEKVQKNLQRLLEEAA; from the exons ATGATGACAGAACAGCAGACGTctcaggaggaggacaggaaggcCAGCAGAGGAGCTGCTAAACATGAAGACAGAGATTATTG TTCTGATGTTGAGAATGtgacagaggagcagcagagatgTGGCAGGATGGCTGCTGAGTCTCTGCAGGCTGCTGATCAGGAGCAACTTGAGCCGTCAGGCAGGAGGAAACCTGAATTAGTCAG GTCAAAGACTTTTGACAACTCCTTGCTGACTCAGGTCCAGACAGATTCAGACTCTAAGATAGAGAGAAAGAAGTCTCACTACAGCCAG CTTTCGAAGACCAACAGTCAGtaccataaaatatttaaggAGATCCACAAAGAAGAACAGGTCAGACAGA GTTACACCTGTGCTTTGCAGAAAGATATCCTCTATCAGGGACGGATGTTTGTGTCCGATCACTGGATCTGCTTTCACTCCAAGGTTTTTGGCAAAGATACCAAG ATTGCCATCCCAGTGATGTCAGTCACAAACGTCAAGAAGACCAAAACTGCCATCTTGGTGCCAAACGCTCTGGTGATCGCAACTGCAAACGACAGG TACGTGTTTGTGTCCTTCCTGTCCAGAGAAAACACCTACAAGTTTCTGATGTCCGTCTGTCTTCACCTGGAG GAGAGGAGTCCATGCAGCAGCCCCGTCCCCTCCTCAGCCGAAAACAGcttcaggggtcagaggtcaccgcTATCGCCTCACTTTCCTCTG AGAGATTTCCATGACCTGGACGGAGCCGTGAGGCAGAGGAGGCAGGAGGTAGAAGAGAGCAGCAGCTCCGACTCGCAGGTCCCAGACTACAATAAGATAGCCG aCTTGCCTGTTCCTCCTTTCTTGGACGCTCTGAGCCAAATCAGCGACCCATCACCTCCGGAGCAGCAGCACGGCGTGAAGAAGCAGAACTCAGACGGCAAGCAGCACCATGGCCACCTCCCAG GCGCAGAGGTAGTGAGGGACAGCAGGAACATGAAACCAGTTTCTCTCAACACTCTGCTGATCGTTTACATGTTTCT CGTGTGCGTCCTGGTCTTGTCTTCCTGTTACCTGGCTTTCAGGATCGTGTCTTTGGAACAGCGGCTGACGACACTCGGGTCTCTCTCCGAGTTTACGCACCACGA AAGCAACATCATCACAGGGAGTGCTGCCGGTGTGAATACAGAGCTCTTCTCTGAGCTGCTCACCATCAACCTGCTGAAGCTGGAAAAG gtgCAGAAAAACCTCCAGAGGCTGCTGGAAGAAGCTGCTTGA